Proteins from a genomic interval of Bacteroidales bacterium:
- the tsaE gene encoding tRNA (adenosine(37)-N6)-threonylcarbamoyltransferase complex ATPase subunit type 1 TsaE, which translates to MESITIQSLTEIHRAAKDVLQMIDKNRIICFYGSMGAGKTTLIKAICQELGVKDNVASPTFALVNEYRDKDLQPIYHFDFYRINKIEEVFDFGYEEYFYKTEGLCFIEWPELIDEILPVERVCKISILANSDGSRVITRVE; encoded by the coding sequence ATGGAATCAATTACAATACAATCGCTCACAGAAATCCATAGAGCTGCAAAAGATGTTTTGCAGATGATTGATAAAAACAGAATTATTTGTTTTTATGGAAGCATGGGTGCTGGGAAGACAACTTTAATAAAAGCGATTTGCCAAGAACTTGGAGTTAAGGATAATGTGGCAAGTCCAACTTTTGCATTGGTAAATGAGTATCGAGATAAAGACTTACAACCAATCTACCATTTTGATTTTTATCGAATTAATAAAATTGAAGAGGTTTTTGATTTTGGTTATGAGGAATATTTCTATAAAACAGAGGGTTTGTGTTTTATTGAATGGCCTGAACTTATTGATGAAATTCTACCTGTTGAAAGAGTATGCAAAATATCTATCCTCGCTAATAGCGATGGGAGTAGAGTTATAACAAGAGTTGAATAA
- a CDS encoding PglZ domain-containing protein — translation MNITILWVDDEIDFLQTHIIFLEQKGYTMLTANNGQDALDIVRETDLDLVFLDENMPGLSGLETLTIIKEIKSALPVVMITKSEEENIMDQAIGSKIADYLIKPVSPKQVLLSIKKNVHNRQLVSEKTTADYRSEFGKISQLISSARDFNDWTDVFRKLVMWNLELADLNDQGVAQILEHQKTEANNEFSKFIKNNYVSWFRSETVDKPLLSPNLFQSKVFPLVDSGQKVLFILIDNFRFDQWKIIEPIISTQWRVENENLYCGILPTVTQYARNSIFAGLMPFEIQKLYPDLWVFDEEDEGKNLHEEELLSKQLHRLGKNYKWYYEKSNTLKPGQKIVDNLKEILKKDLTVLVYNFVDILSHARTEMEMMRELASDEAAYLSITKSWFLHSELWALLKEAATQKVKLIITSDHGTILVQNPVKVIGDKDTSSNLRYKLGRNLNYNHKEVFEIRKPEEVHLPKQNISSSFIFALNADFFAYPNNYNHYVKYYRNTFQHGGISLEEMLIPFIELKPID, via the coding sequence ATGAATATTACAATTCTTTGGGTTGATGATGAGATTGATTTTTTACAAACTCATATTATTTTTCTTGAACAGAAAGGGTATACCATGCTTACTGCCAATAACGGGCAGGATGCACTAGATATCGTTCGGGAAACCGACCTTGATCTCGTTTTTTTAGATGAAAATATGCCAGGTTTAAGCGGTCTGGAGACGCTAACGATTATAAAGGAAATTAAATCGGCTCTTCCTGTTGTTATGATAACCAAGAGTGAAGAGGAGAACATTATGGATCAGGCAATTGGTTCTAAAATTGCTGATTATTTGATAAAGCCAGTAAGCCCAAAACAGGTGCTCCTTTCAATAAAGAAAAATGTACATAACCGACAGCTGGTAAGCGAAAAAACAACGGCTGATTACCGCTCCGAGTTTGGGAAAATAAGTCAGCTAATTAGTTCTGCAAGAGATTTTAACGATTGGACAGATGTTTTTCGAAAACTAGTGATGTGGAATTTAGAACTTGCAGATCTTAACGATCAAGGGGTGGCCCAAATTCTAGAACATCAAAAGACTGAGGCAAATAACGAATTTTCAAAATTCATTAAGAATAATTATGTAAGTTGGTTTCGTTCAGAAACTGTTGATAAGCCACTACTTTCTCCAAACCTATTTCAATCTAAAGTTTTTCCTTTAGTTGATTCAGGACAGAAGGTGCTTTTTATATTAATCGATAATTTTAGATTTGACCAGTGGAAAATCATCGAGCCAATTATTTCAACACAATGGAGAGTTGAAAACGAGAATCTATACTGCGGGATTCTACCTACTGTAACCCAATATGCTCGAAATTCAATTTTTGCAGGATTAATGCCATTCGAGATACAAAAATTATATCCAGATTTATGGGTGTTCGACGAGGAGGATGAGGGAAAAAACCTTCATGAGGAGGAACTATTGAGTAAGCAATTACACCGATTAGGTAAGAACTACAAATGGTACTATGAAAAAAGTAATACCCTTAAACCTGGGCAGAAAATAGTTGATAACCTTAAAGAGATTCTAAAAAAAGATCTTACTGTTCTTGTATATAATTTTGTTGATATTCTCTCCCATGCTCGTACCGAAATGGAAATGATGCGAGAATTAGCCTCAGACGAGGCTGCATATCTATCTATAACCAAATCTTGGTTTCTACACTCTGAACTTTGGGCATTACTCAAGGAGGCAGCAACTCAAAAAGTGAAACTTATTATTACCTCTGACCACGGAACTATTCTGGTGCAAAATCCTGTTAAAGTGATTGGTGATAAAGATACTTCGTCAAATCTTCGATACAAACTTGGAAGAAACCTGAATTACAATCACAAAGAGGTTTTTGAGATCCGAAAACCTGAAGAGGTGCATCTTCCAAAACAGAATATCAGCTCATCATTCATTTTTGCTTTAAATGCAGACTTTTTTGCCTACCCCAATAACTATAACCACTATGTTAAATATTACCGTAACACTTTTCAGCATGGTGGAATTTCACTTGAGGAGATGCTTATTCCTTTTATTGAACTAAAACCTATAGACTAG
- a CDS encoding tetratricopeptide repeat protein, with product MKSFKSKISLCVLAILVLFSCSTKKNTLVSRNFHELTSYYNYYFNAYESYKRSLRRVDQTYKYNYTFPLPVLLLGNSDVAGIVGGDMDRAIKKSTDLITKHSITVKPARKKGATTLKEKEFYSQTEYVKWVREAWLLIGISRAWKGSFDEATQTFEYITIQYPNSTIFFEAQIWLARISIINGDYLNAEDKLKSIESNKKRPKTNKYKYLLSSTWAFFYAKQAKYNEAIPYIKKTLDLSSFKSERLRLTYLLAQLSFKAEKNDDASLYFAKIIRMNPSYEMAFNAKIGLASVVKGAGNEREMKKLLIKLSKDEKNKEYLDQIYYALGNIEKSEGNTEKAIEYFKLSASKSSGNNHQKGMSYLTLADYYFAKPNYTQSQAYYDSALTSLDNTFPDYQKLETKTHYLTKLVENLNTVNREDSLQRIAKMSITDRNALIAGIINKIRVEEEKKIAEENEDRQRSALYQQNMQYKQNETQSGKWYFYNQAQLSFGQSEFQMKWGKRKLEDNWRRKNRRITNIEIGTANQQNSSDSSKTPQKVLSNKSIEFYLQDLPTNDSLIRISNEKIVDAMFKVGEVYQNDLKDYSETVKAFEKFAQRFPDNPYTLKAYYNLYQVSLFTNNTINAQKYKDIIVSRFPSSVYALMLTNPNYLKELSEKQNEENRFYQEVYDNYQKGDFLNTIAQADLGLSKFKGSKLESQFNLLKSLSIGKTSDLHTFRTSLNEIVEKYPKTEVSEVATNILEYIRKQELQLASVQTKDTVNNVETIKTDVKTAIAFNEPNGEHLFIAVVPKKSNLNQLKFNLVSFNVDAFINIDLSVNSQPLNEFFDLIRVEKFKDSKQAMEYYQAIISKEGLFNPLKPEEYTLFIISSENYSLFLVDKSLVDYLRFFNSTYK from the coding sequence TTGAAAAGTTTTAAATCGAAGATTTCCCTCTGTGTACTTGCAATTTTAGTACTTTTCTCCTGCTCAACCAAAAAAAACACATTGGTTAGTAGAAACTTTCATGAGTTAACATCATATTATAATTACTACTTCAATGCTTACGAGAGTTATAAAAGAAGCCTCCGTAGGGTTGATCAAACCTATAAGTATAATTACACTTTTCCTCTACCGGTTCTTTTATTGGGCAATAGCGATGTGGCCGGAATAGTTGGTGGTGATATGGATAGGGCAATTAAAAAGAGTACCGATCTTATCACCAAACATTCAATTACCGTTAAGCCTGCTCGAAAAAAAGGGGCTACAACGCTTAAGGAAAAAGAATTTTACAGTCAAACTGAATATGTTAAGTGGGTGCGTGAAGCATGGTTGCTGATTGGTATTTCTAGAGCATGGAAGGGTTCTTTTGATGAGGCAACGCAGACATTTGAGTACATTACAATTCAATATCCCAATTCTACAATCTTTTTTGAAGCACAGATTTGGCTAGCGCGTATTAGTATAATCAATGGAGATTATTTAAATGCAGAGGACAAGTTAAAATCAATTGAGTCGAATAAAAAGAGGCCTAAGACAAATAAATATAAATATCTTTTATCATCAACATGGGCTTTCTTTTACGCAAAGCAGGCTAAGTATAATGAGGCTATTCCATATATTAAGAAGACTCTTGATTTATCATCCTTTAAGAGCGAGAGATTGAGGCTTACGTATCTACTTGCTCAGCTATCATTTAAGGCCGAAAAAAATGACGATGCGTCACTTTACTTTGCAAAGATTATTAGGATGAATCCATCATACGAGATGGCCTTTAATGCTAAAATTGGCTTAGCTTCAGTTGTTAAAGGTGCTGGTAATGAGCGAGAAATGAAAAAATTGCTTATTAAACTTTCGAAAGATGAAAAAAATAAGGAATATCTCGATCAAATCTACTATGCTTTAGGGAATATTGAAAAATCGGAAGGGAATACTGAAAAAGCTATTGAATACTTTAAACTCTCTGCATCAAAAAGCAGTGGAAATAATCATCAGAAAGGAATGTCCTATCTGACTTTGGCCGATTATTATTTTGCAAAACCTAATTATACCCAATCACAAGCTTACTATGATAGCGCTTTAACATCGCTTGATAATACTTTCCCCGATTATCAAAAACTGGAAACTAAAACACATTACCTGACAAAACTAGTTGAAAACCTTAATACTGTCAATAGGGAGGACAGTTTACAACGTATTGCGAAAATGTCTATAACAGACAGAAATGCTCTAATTGCCGGAATAATCAATAAGATTAGAGTAGAAGAGGAAAAAAAGATTGCCGAAGAGAATGAGGATAGACAACGTTCTGCACTTTACCAACAGAATATGCAATACAAGCAAAACGAAACTCAAAGTGGAAAATGGTATTTCTATAATCAGGCACAGCTTAGTTTTGGGCAGTCTGAATTTCAGATGAAATGGGGAAAGAGGAAGTTGGAGGATAACTGGAGAAGGAAGAATAGACGGATAACCAATATTGAAATTGGAACAGCAAATCAGCAAAATTCTTCTGATTCAAGTAAAACCCCTCAGAAAGTGCTTTCTAATAAAAGTATTGAATTCTATTTACAGGATTTACCTACGAATGACTCATTAATTCGCATTTCAAATGAGAAAATAGTTGATGCTATGTTTAAGGTTGGCGAGGTTTACCAAAACGACTTAAAAGATTATTCAGAAACCGTAAAAGCTTTTGAAAAATTTGCTCAACGATTCCCCGATAACCCTTATACTCTAAAGGCATATTACAACCTTTATCAGGTTAGCCTGTTTACCAATAATACCATAAATGCACAGAAATATAAAGATATCATAGTATCACGCTTTCCATCAAGTGTCTATGCTCTAATGCTTACCAATCCTAACTACCTTAAAGAGTTATCAGAAAAGCAGAATGAAGAGAATAGATTCTATCAGGAGGTTTACGATAATTATCAAAAAGGAGATTTTTTAAATACCATAGCACAAGCGGATCTGGGCTTGAGTAAATTTAAGGGTTCAAAACTTGAATCTCAATTTAATCTTCTCAAATCCCTAAGTATCGGAAAAACCTCCGATTTACATACGTTTAGAACATCGTTAAATGAAATAGTTGAAAAGTATCCAAAAACGGAAGTTTCAGAAGTGGCAACTAATATCTTAGAATATATTAGAAAACAAGAACTTCAACTCGCTTCAGTTCAAACCAAGGACACGGTAAATAATGTAGAAACTATAAAAACAGATGTTAAAACGGCTATAGCATTTAATGAACCTAATGGGGAACATTTATTTATAGCTGTAGTGCCTAAGAAATCAAATCTAAATCAGCTTAAGTTTAATTTGGTTTCATTCAACGTTGATGCATTTATTAATATTGATCTATCAGTAAATAGCCAACCTTTGAACGAATTCTTTGATCTAATTCGTGTGGAGAAGTTCAAGGATAGTAAGCAGGCAATGGAGTACTACCAAGCAATTATCAGTAAAGAAGGTTTGTTTAACCCTCTAAAGCCAGAGGAGTATACCCTTTTTATTATTAGTTCGGAGAACTACTCCCTTTTCCTTGTGGATAAATCTTTAGTTGATTATCTCAGGTTTTTCAATTCAACCTATAAGTAA
- a CDS encoding NifU family protein, which translates to MATKEEIITKVNTAIDVIRPYLQNDGGDISLVEITEDLTVKVKLHGACGTCPYSLMTLKNGVEQAIRRDVPEIKEVVAVNMA; encoded by the coding sequence ATGGCTACTAAAGAAGAAATTATTACCAAAGTTAACACTGCAATAGACGTTATCCGACCATATCTGCAAAATGATGGTGGAGATATTTCCCTTGTTGAAATAACTGAAGATTTAACTGTAAAAGTAAAATTACATGGAGCATGCGGTACTTGCCCTTACAGTTTGATGACTCTGAAAAATGGAGTTGAGCAAGCTATTCGTCGTGATGTGCCCGAAATTAAAGAGGTTGTTGCAGTGAATATGGCATAG
- a CDS encoding Mrp/NBP35 family ATP-binding protein, whose amino-acid sequence MELSNNTVLEVLKQVVHPEHGKDIVSLGMVQELVVGEKNVSLSLSLQKGNDPFASSIKKTCIKIITENFGNDLSVDIKIKANVGAKPESPYKTKASVSRVKNIIAVASGKGGVGKSTIAANLAVAVAKTGAKVGLIDADIYGPTIPKMFNLELAQPVMLKEDGMELIEPVENYGVKILSIGFFVQPDNALIWRGPMATSALKQLIHQGAWGELDYLFIDLPPGTSDIHLTMVQEIKVTGAVIVSTPQDVALAAAIKGVSMFTSESINVPILGLVENMSWFTPEELPNNKYYIFGKDGCKKLAERMKLPLLGQIPIVQGIREGGDYGKPAALGNTLMAEAFDLLAKNLILEIDKRNLNMPPTRKVELKK is encoded by the coding sequence ATGGAACTATCTAACAATACCGTTTTAGAGGTTTTAAAGCAAGTAGTACATCCTGAGCATGGGAAGGACATAGTATCGCTTGGAATGGTTCAGGAACTTGTTGTAGGCGAAAAAAATGTCTCTTTAAGTTTATCTCTTCAAAAAGGGAATGATCCATTCGCAAGTTCAATAAAAAAAACTTGTATAAAAATTATTACCGAGAATTTTGGGAATGATCTAAGTGTTGATATAAAGATTAAAGCCAATGTAGGTGCAAAACCTGAGTCCCCTTATAAAACCAAGGCATCTGTTAGTAGAGTAAAAAATATTATTGCTGTAGCTTCTGGGAAGGGAGGCGTTGGGAAATCAACAATTGCCGCTAATTTGGCCGTGGCTGTTGCCAAAACAGGGGCAAAGGTTGGTCTTATTGATGCTGATATTTATGGCCCTACTATTCCCAAAATGTTCAACCTTGAACTGGCTCAACCTGTGATGCTGAAAGAGGATGGAATGGAGCTAATCGAACCTGTTGAAAACTATGGTGTGAAAATTCTTTCAATTGGATTTTTTGTACAACCCGATAACGCATTGATTTGGCGTGGGCCAATGGCAACCAGTGCTCTCAAGCAACTTATCCATCAGGGAGCGTGGGGTGAACTCGATTATCTGTTTATCGATCTACCACCAGGAACCAGTGATATACACCTAACGATGGTTCAAGAGATAAAGGTCACAGGTGCTGTGATTGTAAGCACACCCCAAGATGTTGCATTGGCTGCTGCAATTAAAGGGGTAAGTATGTTTACTTCAGAGAGTATAAACGTTCCAATTCTTGGTCTTGTTGAGAATATGTCTTGGTTTACACCCGAGGAACTTCCAAACAACAAATATTATATTTTCGGGAAAGATGGATGTAAAAAACTTGCTGAGAGGATGAAACTACCTCTTCTCGGACAGATTCCTATTGTACAGGGAATCCGTGAAGGGGGAGATTATGGGAAACCTGCTGCCTTAGGAAATACTTTAATGGCAGAAGCTTTTGATTTGTTAGCTAAAAACTTAATTTTGGAGATTGATAAGCGTAACCTTAACATGCCTCCAACACGTAAAGTAGAACTAAAGAAATAA
- a CDS encoding MGMT family protein, whose product MNNPLSNTNTNEPNFFEQVYQVTKLVPYGRVTSYGAIARYLGSGQSSRMVGWALNGCHNTEDWIPAHRVVNRFGLLSGKHHFPGSDTMKQLLESEGVRVEDDKVVDFEKLYWDPNIELG is encoded by the coding sequence ATGAACAACCCTTTATCGAATACAAATACCAACGAACCTAATTTTTTTGAACAGGTTTATCAGGTTACAAAATTAGTCCCATACGGGAGAGTGACTAGTTATGGGGCAATTGCAAGATATTTGGGTTCTGGGCAATCGTCCAGAATGGTTGGTTGGGCGTTAAATGGTTGCCATAATACAGAGGATTGGATTCCGGCTCATAGAGTGGTGAATAGGTTTGGTTTGTTGAGTGGAAAGCACCATTTCCCGGGTTCTGATACAATGAAACAACTATTAGAGAGTGAAGGAGTAAGGGTTGAGGACGATAAAGTTGTTGATTTCGAAAAACTTTACTGGGATCCGAACATTGAACTAGGTTGA
- the trmB gene encoding tRNA (guanosine(46)-N7)-methyltransferase TrmB, with protein MGKNKLKRFAENTTFPNLIQPKLNEVFRTDYSLKGNWNKTFFKNENPIVLELGCGKGEYTVGMAKMFPNKNFIGIDIKGARMWRGAKTAHESKMSNVAFIRTRIEHISSFFSANEVSEIWITFPDPQLKRINSMKRLTSSAFLGLYKTILKPNGLIHLKTDCLALHRYTSSLVELNNLKVHTSTEDLYGSGIEDQILTIKTFYEEKFLEQNLPITYICFELSNEQPFIEYKYQRT; from the coding sequence GTGGGTAAAAATAAGCTGAAACGATTTGCCGAGAATACAACATTTCCAAATCTCATCCAACCTAAATTGAATGAGGTTTTTAGAACCGATTACTCATTAAAAGGCAATTGGAATAAAACCTTTTTCAAAAATGAAAATCCAATTGTTCTTGAATTGGGATGCGGTAAGGGAGAGTACACGGTTGGGATGGCTAAAATGTTTCCCAATAAGAATTTTATAGGAATTGATATTAAGGGTGCTAGAATGTGGCGTGGTGCAAAAACTGCTCATGAAAGTAAAATGAGTAATGTGGCATTCATAAGAACCAGAATTGAACATATATCATCTTTCTTTAGTGCTAATGAAGTGAGTGAGATTTGGATTACTTTTCCTGATCCTCAGTTGAAACGAATCAATTCAATGAAACGACTTACTTCAAGTGCTTTTCTGGGTTTATATAAAACCATTCTGAAACCAAATGGCCTTATCCATCTTAAAACCGATTGCCTTGCTTTGCATCGTTATACTAGCTCTCTTGTAGAATTGAATAACTTGAAAGTTCATACATCAACCGAAGATTTATACGGTAGTGGTATTGAAGATCAAATTCTTACAATAAAAACATTCTACGAGGAGAAGTTTTTAGAACAAAACCTTCCAATCACCTACATCTGCTTTGAATTGTCAAATGAACAACCCTTTATCGAATACAAATACCAACGAACCTAA
- a CDS encoding gliding motility lipoprotein GldH, whose protein sequence is MCKAKFFIIFISSLGLLSCDRNGVYEENINTLKNSWSETNTAKFQVEIEDTISSHNIYVNVRNTTDYSNSNLYLFITTTSPAGFTKLDTLECFLADEQGKWLGKGFGYIRDNRIPYKHNIRFPLKGSYKFELKQAMRTEELKGIASVGIRVERNNHK, encoded by the coding sequence ATGTGCAAAGCTAAATTTTTCATCATATTTATATCTAGTTTAGGGCTATTATCATGCGATAGGAATGGTGTTTATGAAGAAAATATTAATACTCTAAAAAATTCTTGGAGTGAAACTAATACAGCAAAATTCCAGGTTGAAATTGAGGACACCATTTCATCCCATAATATTTATGTAAATGTTAGAAACACAACAGATTATTCTAACAGCAATTTGTACTTGTTTATAACCACTACATCGCCTGCAGGATTTACTAAACTGGATACTCTTGAATGTTTTCTTGCCGATGAGCAAGGGAAATGGCTAGGAAAAGGCTTTGGTTATATTCGCGATAACCGTATTCCGTACAAGCATAATATTCGGTTTCCTCTAAAGGGGTCATATAAATTTGAACTCAAACAAGCAATGCGCACCGAAGAACTAAAAGGTATTGCTTCTGTTGGTATAAGGGTTGAAAGGAATAATCACAAATAA
- a CDS encoding RNA polymerase sigma-70 factor: MTLPAGNHSKEELAKFRSIFDLYYETIRSFAYYKTGDVDLADDIVQEVFLKLWSNLKDVKEETVKALLYTIASNTIKNHFKHQKVVFNFQKQDQNNNTEDEADSSLRQEELNRKLQDALAEIPEKAREVFLMNRIEGLTYVDIAERLGLSVKAIEKRMSEALSILRSRISYKI, translated from the coding sequence ATGACGTTACCTGCAGGCAATCACTCTAAGGAAGAACTGGCTAAGTTTAGATCGATATTCGATCTCTACTATGAGACCATCCGTAGTTTTGCCTATTACAAAACAGGTGATGTTGATTTAGCTGATGACATTGTTCAAGAAGTATTTCTTAAACTATGGTCAAACCTTAAAGATGTTAAAGAGGAAACTGTAAAGGCACTTCTTTATACTATCGCTTCGAACACTATAAAAAATCACTTTAAGCATCAAAAAGTAGTTTTTAATTTTCAGAAACAAGATCAAAACAATAATACTGAAGACGAAGCCGATTCCTCTCTTCGACAGGAAGAATTAAACAGAAAACTGCAGGATGCTCTAGCCGAGATTCCTGAAAAAGCTCGTGAAGTTTTTTTGATGAATAGAATTGAAGGTTTAACCTACGTCGATATTGCAGAAAGGCTTGGGTTGAGTGTAAAAGCTATTGAGAAAAGAATGTCAGAGGCTCTTAGTATCCTCCGATCACGCATAAGCTATAAGATATGA
- a CDS encoding FecR family protein, translating to MSKKEREILNSNSDSDFERFFESTSKLKVPSSNLGKEATWDKLMQSIEQESAKKTKVVRISPFIVRMSIAATLIILFTIATLSYKYSTLEFISQKGSTANIVLPDSSSIILNADSRIEYRRFGWLSEREIKLNGEAYFSVKHGNRFSVLTEFNRNIIVTGTKFNVFTRGTQFEVKCFEGSIRVEIPKTKPITLSKGKGINFSIEAESPQQVEVDSTLTTPKWIGGDYYFNNAPLSEVLDELSRQFNVTISIQGFKPETRNYTGFFKSKNLSQALDLVCIPMGLTYQISSDSTSIMIKK from the coding sequence ATGAGCAAGAAGGAAAGAGAAATATTGAATAGTAATTCGGACTCTGACTTCGAGAGATTTTTTGAATCAACCTCAAAGTTGAAAGTGCCCTCCTCTAATTTAGGAAAAGAGGCTACTTGGGATAAACTTATGCAATCTATTGAGCAAGAAAGCGCTAAAAAAACAAAAGTAGTGCGTATTTCACCCTTTATTGTTCGAATGAGCATTGCAGCAACCCTTATAATCCTTTTCACAATAGCCACATTATCATACAAATACTCTACCTTAGAATTTATATCACAAAAAGGAAGTACAGCAAATATTGTACTACCTGATAGCTCTAGTATAATATTAAATGCTGATTCGCGAATCGAATATCGTCGATTTGGCTGGTTGTCGGAAAGAGAGATAAAACTTAATGGGGAAGCTTATTTTAGCGTTAAGCATGGCAATCGCTTCTCAGTTTTAACCGAATTCAACAGGAATATTATTGTTACAGGAACAAAGTTTAACGTTTTTACAAGAGGTACTCAATTTGAGGTAAAGTGTTTTGAGGGTTCTATAAGAGTAGAGATTCCTAAAACAAAACCTATCACTTTATCAAAAGGGAAAGGAATCAATTTCAGTATAGAAGCTGAATCCCCTCAACAAGTTGAAGTAGATTCAACATTAACGACTCCAAAATGGATAGGGGGTGATTACTATTTTAACAATGCTCCTCTAAGCGAGGTTCTTGATGAGCTAAGTCGCCAGTTCAATGTAACTATTAGCATACAAGGGTTTAAACCAGAGACCAGAAATTACACTGGGTTTTTTAAAAGCAAAAACCTCTCCCAAGCACTTGATTTAGTTTGCATTCCAATGGGTTTAACCTATCAAATATCATCAGATAGCACTTCTATAATGATCAAAAAATAG